The Lacipirellula parvula genome window below encodes:
- a CDS encoding helix-turn-helix transcriptional regulator: MSSASHYSPTPEETAICRLLRAYREHEGLTAVALAEAIGVTPATYRRIEQGERPASLLQLQQICRVLSIELDDLADGAKRLTPERSSKIPSSKSFACRETAPCIQRPN, encoded by the coding sequence ATGAGTTCGGCATCTCACTACTCGCCGACGCCCGAAGAAACGGCGATCTGCCGTTTGTTGCGGGCGTACCGCGAGCACGAGGGGCTGACGGCGGTTGCGCTCGCCGAAGCGATCGGCGTGACGCCGGCAACTTACCGTCGCATCGAGCAAGGCGAGCGGCCGGCGAGCCTACTTCAATTGCAGCAGATCTGCCGAGTGCTGAGCATTGAGTTGGACGACCTCGCCGATGGCGCGAAGCGATTGACGCCGGAACGTTCGTCGAAGATTCCGTCATCGAAGAGTTTTGCTTGTCGTGAGACGGCTCCATGCATTCAGCGGCCTAACTGA